The following proteins come from a genomic window of Aquimarina sp. MAR_2010_214:
- a CDS encoding TatD family hydrolase: MILTDTHTHIYSEAFDEDQDEMMQRAIKNGVTRFFVPAIDSTYVKAMYAAEAKYPKHVFLMMGLHPTHVKENYKEELVFVENEIKNRFNEEADKNFYAVGEIGIDLYWDKTSLAAQQEAFRYQIQLAKKYKLPIVIHCREAFEEVFEVLESEKSDDLFGIFHCFTGTIDDANRAIGYNMKLGIGGVVTFKNGKIDTFLNQISLDHIVLETDAPYLAPTPYRGKRNESSYLLNVLEKMAEIYQKPIEEIAAITTKNSRDIFGI, translated from the coding sequence ATGATACTAACCGATACCCATACCCATATTTATAGTGAAGCCTTTGATGAAGATCAAGATGAGATGATGCAACGTGCTATAAAAAATGGTGTAACACGATTTTTTGTTCCTGCAATTGATTCTACATATGTCAAAGCTATGTATGCAGCAGAAGCTAAGTATCCTAAACATGTTTTTTTGATGATGGGATTGCATCCTACGCATGTAAAAGAAAATTATAAGGAAGAACTTGTATTTGTAGAGAATGAAATCAAAAACCGTTTCAATGAGGAGGCGGATAAGAATTTTTATGCAGTAGGTGAGATAGGTATAGATCTGTATTGGGATAAAACTTCTTTGGCAGCACAGCAAGAAGCATTTAGATACCAAATCCAATTGGCAAAAAAATACAAACTACCTATAGTAATACATTGTCGTGAAGCTTTTGAAGAAGTTTTTGAAGTATTAGAATCAGAAAAAAGTGATGACTTATTTGGGATTTTTCATTGCTTTACAGGAACCATAGACGATGCTAATCGAGCTATAGGTTATAATATGAAATTAGGAATAGGAGGAGTGGTTACTTTTAAGAATGGTAAAATAGATACGTTTTTAAACCAGATCTCTTTAGATCATATTGTTCTGGAGACAGATGCTCCATATTTGGCGCCGACTCCGTATCGAGGTAAACGTAATGAAAGTTCTTACTTACTTAATGTCCTAGAAAAAATGGCAGAGATATATCAAAAACCGATAGAAGAAATAGCAGCAATTACTACCAAAAATTCTAGAGATATATTTGGAATATAG
- a CDS encoding biopolymer transporter ExbD — protein sequence MSKFKKKKSGELPPVSTASLPDIVFMLLFFFMVATVMRKNTLMIENKLPVADQIEKLDKKNLVMYIYAGKPSSRYRASAGSQARIQLNDKFADVSEVKAFVLAERAAKREEEVPFLITALKIDGKTNMGLVGDIKKELREVQALKINYTTKSGKASDNFK from the coding sequence ATGTCTAAGTTTAAAAAGAAAAAGAGTGGTGAATTACCTCCAGTTTCTACAGCGTCATTACCGGATATTGTATTTATGTTATTGTTTTTCTTTATGGTGGCAACGGTGATGCGTAAAAATACGCTAATGATAGAAAACAAATTACCTGTCGCCGATCAAATAGAAAAACTAGACAAAAAAAATCTAGTGATGTATATCTATGCAGGAAAACCTAGTTCTAGATATCGTGCAAGTGCAGGTAGTCAAGCAAGAATACAGCTTAATGATAAATTTGCTGATGTAAGTGAAGTAAAAGCATTTGTATTGGCTGAGAGAGCAGCAAAAAGAGAGGAAGAAGTTCCTTTTTTAATTACAGCTCTTAAAATAGATGGAAAGACCAATATGGGACTTGTAGGAGACATCAAAAAAGAATTAAGAGAAGTTCAGGCATTAAAGATTAATTATACAACCAAATCAGGTAAAGCTTCGGATAATTTTAAGTAA
- a CDS encoding biopolymer transporter ExbD, with amino-acid sequence MARRAAPEVNAGSMADIAFLLLIFFLVTTTIETDTGISRKLPPPQEEDIVPPVLKQKNIFVVELNKNNDLLVEESPMELKDLREAAIKFLDNGGGRGEEACSYCQGDRDPSSSDNPTKAVISLNNNRETNYSAYIAVQNELVAAYTTLRNREAQRLFGKTFVQMEADFKDVNYSGSKTKLKEDIKKIQFLFPEKLSEAEPKK; translated from the coding sequence ATGGCAAGAAGAGCAGCACCAGAAGTTAATGCAGGGTCTATGGCAGATATTGCATTCTTACTTCTTATATTTTTCTTGGTTACTACCACGATCGAAACCGATACAGGTATTAGCCGTAAACTCCCTCCTCCTCAAGAGGAAGATATAGTTCCGCCAGTTCTTAAACAAAAAAATATTTTTGTTGTAGAATTGAATAAGAATAATGATTTATTGGTAGAAGAATCTCCTATGGAATTGAAAGATCTTCGGGAAGCTGCTATTAAGTTCTTAGATAACGGAGGTGGAAGAGGAGAAGAAGCTTGTAGTTACTGTCAAGGTGATAGAGATCCTTCTTCTTCAGATAATCCTACTAAAGCGGTTATATCTTTAAATAACAATAGAGAAACAAATTATAGTGCGTATATAGCAGTTCAAAATGAATTGGTAGCAGCGTATACTACATTACGTAATAGAGAAGCACAACGTCTTTTTGGTAAAACATTTGTACAAATGGAAGCCGACTTTAAAGATGTGAATTATTCTGGAAGTAAGACTAAACTTAAAGAAGATATCAAAAAGATACAATTTTTGTTTCCTGAAAAACTTTCAGAAGCTGAGCCTAAAAAATAG
- a CDS encoding asparaginase, producing MNTSPNILLIYTGGTIGMVKDFKTGALVAFDFDELLLNIPELKQLDCNINTISFEKPIDSSDMNVDRWKELGDIINVNYKKYDGFVVLHGSDTMSYTASAISFMFENLAKPIIFTGSQLPIGDLRTDAKENLITAVQISALQEKGKPVITEVGLYFEYKLLRANRTTKINAEHFEAFQSLNYPSLVESGVHLKINTSFLLKSNRRKKMVYHTHFDNNVVIVKMFPGINESILKSIFSLEAIKGIILETYGAGNTTTKKWFTTIISDLIQKGIPVVNVTQCIGGSVEMGKYDTSIALKKAGVISGKDITTEAGVAKLMYLLGEKLPLKVLKTIYETSLRGEMLEN from the coding sequence ATGAATACTTCGCCAAACATATTACTTATTTATACCGGAGGAACAATTGGAATGGTCAAAGATTTCAAGACTGGTGCTCTGGTAGCTTTTGATTTTGATGAGTTGTTATTAAACATCCCAGAACTCAAACAATTAGATTGTAATATCAACACTATTAGTTTTGAGAAGCCTATTGATTCTTCTGATATGAATGTTGATCGATGGAAAGAACTAGGAGATATTATCAATGTCAATTATAAAAAGTATGACGGGTTTGTTGTTTTGCACGGAAGTGATACCATGTCTTATACAGCATCAGCAATTAGTTTTATGTTTGAAAACCTTGCTAAGCCTATTATTTTTACAGGTTCTCAACTACCAATAGGAGATTTACGAACAGACGCAAAAGAAAATTTGATCACAGCTGTTCAGATTTCGGCATTACAAGAAAAAGGAAAGCCTGTAATTACTGAAGTAGGACTATATTTTGAATATAAGTTGCTTAGAGCCAATAGGACTACTAAGATTAATGCAGAACATTTTGAAGCATTTCAGTCTCTTAATTATCCATCTTTGGTAGAGTCTGGAGTACATCTTAAGATCAATACCTCTTTTTTGCTAAAAAGTAACCGGCGAAAAAAGATGGTATATCATACACATTTTGATAATAATGTTGTTATCGTTAAGATGTTTCCGGGAATTAACGAGAGTATTTTAAAAAGTATTTTTTCTTTAGAAGCGATAAAAGGAATTATTTTAGAAACTTATGGTGCAGGTAATACAACGACAAAAAAATGGTTTACCACTATAATTTCTGATCTGATACAAAAGGGAATACCTGTGGTAAATGTTACACAATGTATAGGAGGAAGTGTAGAAATGGGTAAGTATGATACTAGTATTGCACTAAAAAAAGCAGGTGTTATTTCGGGAAAAGACATTACAACAGAGGCTGGAGTGGCAAAATTGATGTATTTACTAGGAGAAAAATTACCACTTAAAGTCCTCAAAACCATTTATGAAACCTCCCTTCGAGGTGAAATGTTAGAAAATTAA
- a CDS encoding RNA polymerase sigma factor yields the protein MGNTKFHSDQKYIEALLKNDTIVLTEIYNKFAPKVVGYIKNNSGDEARAQDIIQETLLTIYKQAKEKGLQLTCPFDAYFFLLCKRKWLNELKKHSNNQVTINEEVVSINDESVRFAEETEIFNAKHELFKEMFDQLGKACKELLKATFTIKSMEEVASKLGQSYGYVRKKKSLCIGQLTKLVQNTSKFNKIKNLL from the coding sequence ATGGGAAATACCAAATTTCATTCTGATCAAAAATATATTGAAGCTCTTTTGAAGAATGATACAATAGTCTTAACCGAGATTTATAATAAATTTGCTCCCAAAGTGGTTGGGTATATAAAAAACAATAGCGGAGATGAGGCCAGAGCTCAGGATATCATCCAGGAAACCTTACTCACTATTTATAAACAAGCAAAAGAGAAAGGATTACAACTTACTTGTCCTTTTGATGCTTATTTCTTCTTGTTGTGTAAGCGTAAATGGTTGAATGAATTAAAAAAGCATTCTAATAATCAGGTAACAATTAATGAAGAGGTTGTATCTATAAATGATGAGAGTGTTCGTTTTGCAGAAGAAACTGAAATATTTAATGCAAAGCACGAACTTTTTAAAGAGATGTTTGACCAATTAGGTAAAGCTTGTAAAGAATTACTGAAAGCAACTTTTACTATAAAATCTATGGAAGAAGTGGCTTCGAAATTAGGGCAATCCTATGGATATGTTCGCAAGAAAAAATCGTTATGTATTGGTCAATTAACAAAACTTGTTCAAAACACTTCTAAGTTTAATAAAATAAAAAATTTGTTATGA
- a CDS encoding MotA/TolQ/ExbB proton channel family protein, with translation MKRLFSILAIAAVMTFGNLQASTAPAQLLTANVQLLIAPITNTTTTQEEAVSETTTDELSFHQKLKKRFIEGGPGFMGIVLLCLILGLAIAIERIIFLSLSTTNTKKLQQNVEDALNSGGVEAAKEVCRNTKGPVASIYYQGLDRADESIDAAEKSVVAYGGVQMGQLEKNVSWISLFIALAPMLGFMGTVIGMITAFDKIAAADDMQPSLVAGGIKVALLTTVFGLIVAIILQIFYNYIVAKIDRIVNDMEDASITLIDILVDYKKKK, from the coding sequence ATGAAAAGATTATTTTCTATTCTGGCAATCGCAGCAGTAATGACCTTTGGAAATTTACAAGCATCTACTGCACCTGCCCAGTTATTAACGGCAAACGTGCAATTATTAATTGCTCCTATAACTAATACGACAACAACTCAAGAAGAAGCAGTATCCGAGACGACTACAGATGAGCTATCTTTTCATCAAAAACTGAAAAAACGTTTTATAGAAGGTGGTCCAGGATTTATGGGTATCGTGCTTCTATGTTTGATTTTAGGTCTTGCGATAGCAATTGAAAGAATTATCTTTTTAAGTCTTTCTACAACAAACACTAAGAAATTACAACAAAATGTAGAAGATGCACTAAATAGTGGTGGTGTTGAAGCAGCAAAAGAAGTATGTAGAAATACAAAAGGACCTGTTGCATCAATATATTATCAAGGTCTAGACAGAGCAGACGAAAGTATAGACGCAGCAGAAAAATCAGTTGTGGCATATGGTGGTGTTCAAATGGGACAATTAGAGAAAAATGTTTCTTGGATATCATTATTTATCGCTCTTGCTCCAATGCTTGGATTTATGGGTACGGTAATAGGTATGATTACGGCATTTGATAAGATTGCGGCTGCAGATGATATGCAACCTTCTCTTGTAGCAGGTGGTATTAAAGTGGCACTTCTTACTACAGTATTTGGTCTTATTGTTGCAATTATTCTTCAAATATTTTATAATTATATCGTTGCAAAAATTGATAGAATAGTAAATGATATGGAAGATGCTTCGATTACATTAATCGATATTTTGGTAGATTACAAGAAAAAGAAATAA
- a CDS encoding biopolymer transporter ExbD has protein sequence MSKFKNKKNEQLPEISTASLPDIVFMLLFFFMVATVMRNNTLMIENKLPVADQIEKLDNKNLIMNVYAGKPSSRYRNIGSEARIQLNDKFADIEDIKAFILAERASKTDAMLPFLITSLKIDEHTKMGLVGDIKNELRKVHALKINYATKIGEMNDNF, from the coding sequence ATGTCTAAATTTAAAAATAAGAAAAACGAGCAGTTACCAGAAATTTCAACTGCATCACTTCCCGATATTGTATTTATGCTGTTATTTTTCTTTATGGTGGCTACTGTAATGCGTAACAATACGCTAATGATAGAGAACAAATTACCTGTCGCAGATCAAATAGAAAAATTAGATAATAAGAATTTAATTATGAATGTATATGCAGGAAAACCTAGTTCTAGATACAGGAATATAGGTTCTGAAGCCAGAATTCAGCTTAATGATAAGTTTGCAGATATAGAGGATATAAAAGCATTTATTTTGGCAGAAAGGGCTTCTAAAACAGATGCAATGCTTCCTTTCCTGATAACTTCTTTAAAGATTGATGAGCATACTAAAATGGGACTGGTCGGTGATATTAAGAATGAATTGAGAAAAGTTCATGCTCTTAAAATTAATTATGCCACCAAAATCGGAGAAATGAATGATAATTTTTAG
- a CDS encoding PKD domain-containing protein, whose product MRGYIILYCTVLFPFLSFGQILINDTIPRIAPISYEIIGNQVAYKAEMPPLNQIAGAPKAFYTYYWEFGDGNYSFKQKPTHRYTSSGTYEAKLWATNNYDNGKPPASRPKSIIIGDASDEASVDSNSPFIENDDLILKRNREPIPDQEMVFITGYKNTNNYVSSGKLYLFYNDNQFKNDNFILEDTRLHHGEKIIPLPIISETLSQNDDHTLLASSAHTTLQNRTLFVQDTTKRKNLPLTLEESKSLYRNYQVIAFNDMQPGEERNIFRTLKTTPEMIKDTSAIVTLRSIYVPDENFDNHTVKDTEMEIVTSHDPNKMSSNGWLMNYRLVRFKRLKFKVRFQNNGEGPANTIKLAVDTPEMFDKTTLQIDGMYPECPICPKEREVNYSCLDTILKKDKIIFQFNRIYLPGSQQKNVEEIDSTKGFVKYSMRFGKNFHKKKTKSRTAIYFDKNEPIITNYATTRFIPGISIGAKAGYIVVPELDNQKEYFVGATLSPFKSYRGYYQAEIMASASSYDELRNFETSSIDPNGTQSLIQFSETNTFNNISIYAVPGSFRYNFNNFFAMGAGIQLKMDITSKNDQETIGEGFSIFRNGQTTEIIRNPDLDVLETQEIKDDFTNIQTGVFVGMNFGTVRIGPSLGIRYVHNFDSPNSQIQFYGIWKF is encoded by the coding sequence ATGAGAGGCTACATCATCTTATACTGTACAGTATTATTTCCATTTTTAAGCTTTGGACAAATACTTATCAATGACACCATTCCAAGAATAGCACCTATATCCTATGAAATTATTGGAAATCAAGTAGCCTATAAAGCCGAGATGCCTCCTCTAAATCAAATTGCCGGTGCTCCCAAAGCTTTTTACACCTACTATTGGGAATTTGGTGATGGTAATTACAGTTTTAAACAAAAACCGACACATCGGTATACATCTTCAGGGACATACGAAGCCAAACTTTGGGCAACTAATAATTATGATAATGGAAAACCTCCTGCAAGTAGACCTAAATCAATAATTATAGGTGATGCATCTGACGAGGCTTCTGTAGATTCTAATTCTCCTTTTATTGAAAATGATGATTTAATTCTGAAACGAAATCGTGAACCTATACCAGATCAGGAAATGGTATTTATAACAGGTTATAAAAATACAAATAACTATGTTTCTAGTGGTAAATTGTACTTATTTTATAATGATAATCAATTCAAAAATGACAATTTTATTCTAGAAGACACTCGATTGCATCATGGGGAAAAGATTATCCCGTTACCCATTATTTCTGAAACACTCTCTCAAAATGATGATCATACTTTATTAGCTTCTTCTGCACATACCACTCTACAAAATAGAACATTATTTGTTCAGGACACTACTAAAAGAAAAAACCTTCCACTCACATTAGAAGAATCCAAATCATTATATCGTAATTATCAAGTTATAGCATTTAATGATATGCAACCTGGTGAAGAGCGAAACATTTTTAGGACCTTGAAAACAACTCCTGAAATGATCAAAGATACCAGTGCCATTGTTACGTTACGAAGCATCTATGTTCCTGATGAAAATTTTGACAACCATACCGTGAAGGACACAGAAATGGAAATTGTTACTTCTCATGACCCTAATAAAATGTCTTCTAATGGCTGGTTAATGAATTATCGACTAGTACGATTTAAACGCCTCAAATTTAAAGTCCGTTTTCAAAATAATGGAGAAGGTCCTGCCAATACGATAAAACTAGCAGTAGACACTCCAGAAATGTTTGATAAAACTACCTTGCAAATTGACGGCATGTATCCCGAATGCCCTATATGTCCTAAAGAAAGAGAGGTTAATTACAGTTGCCTTGATACTATTTTAAAAAAAGACAAGATCATTTTTCAGTTTAACCGTATTTATCTCCCGGGAAGTCAGCAAAAAAACGTAGAAGAAATAGATTCGACCAAAGGGTTTGTAAAATACTCTATGAGATTTGGCAAAAATTTTCACAAAAAAAAGACCAAAAGTCGTACTGCTATATATTTTGATAAAAACGAACCAATTATCACCAACTATGCAACTACCCGATTTATACCTGGTATTTCTATAGGTGCAAAAGCAGGATATATTGTGGTTCCTGAACTTGACAATCAAAAAGAGTACTTTGTTGGAGCAACTCTATCTCCATTTAAATCATACAGAGGGTATTATCAAGCCGAAATAATGGCATCTGCATCTTCATATGATGAACTACGAAACTTTGAAACTTCTTCTATAGATCCAAATGGCACTCAGAGTTTAATCCAATTCTCTGAAACGAATACATTTAATAACATTTCTATTTATGCAGTTCCCGGATCATTTCGCTATAATTTCAACAACTTTTTTGCTATGGGAGCAGGTATTCAATTAAAAATGGATATTACCAGTAAAAATGATCAAGAAACCATAGGAGAAGGTTTCTCTATTTTCAGAAATGGGCAAACTACAGAAATTATTCGAAACCCAGATCTTGATGTTTTAGAAACACAAGAAATCAAAGATGATTTTACAAATATACAGACTGGTGTTTTTGTTGGAATGAATTTTGGAACAGTAAGAATAGGACCAAGCCTGGGAATTAGATATGTTCATAATTTTGATAGCCCAAACTCTCAAATTCAATTTTATGGAATTTGGAAGTTTTAG
- a CDS encoding biopolymer transporter ExbD, giving the protein MTRRLRPSVNAGSMADIAFLLLIFFLVSTKMETDYGITRKLSPPADDYPTEAIIMEKNLFKVELNQLNELSVEGTSMKISALKDAAIAFLDNGGGFGELACNYCKGEGDVTSSDHPTKAIISLINNRETNYATYVAVQNELVAAYTELRNREAKRLYGFSFTEIRKSFKDARNPNDKEVLRERIKTIQSLYPEKITEAEPRNQY; this is encoded by the coding sequence ATGACAAGAAGATTAAGACCAAGTGTTAATGCGGGATCTATGGCTGATATCGCATTTTTATTACTCATCTTTTTTCTGGTTTCTACTAAGATGGAAACAGATTATGGGATCACCAGAAAATTATCACCTCCAGCAGATGATTATCCTACAGAAGCAATTATCATGGAAAAAAACCTCTTTAAGGTAGAATTAAATCAGCTTAATGAATTATCGGTTGAAGGGACTTCAATGAAGATTTCGGCTCTTAAAGACGCAGCCATTGCATTTCTGGATAATGGAGGAGGGTTTGGCGAATTAGCCTGTAACTATTGTAAAGGAGAAGGTGATGTTACATCCTCTGATCACCCAACTAAGGCGATTATATCTCTTATTAATAATCGTGAGACAAATTATGCTACATATGTAGCTGTGCAAAATGAATTAGTAGCTGCATATACTGAGTTACGTAATCGAGAAGCAAAAAGATTATATGGTTTTTCCTTTACGGAAATAAGGAAAAGTTTCAAAGATGCTCGTAATCCTAATGATAAAGAAGTGTTAAGAGAGCGAATTAAGACAATTCAATCCCTGTACCCAGAAAAGATTACTGAAGCAGAACCTAGAAATCAATATTAA
- a CDS encoding porin family protein produces the protein MKKLFVFIVCYLFVFLSSGQETEQDSTQEIEIDSLYREDQFYVGVTFNLLLNKPAGVSQSGFSGGLHLGFIRDMPINKRRNVAIGLGIGYSLNVYNQNLFIGEQENTEQSIFRSLEGVDYSTNRFTTHLVEAPFEFRWRTSTSKTHKFYRVYTGVRMGYLYSFNSNFKQPGNRVRQTKLDELNRWRVGATFTFGWNTFNFHFYYSLNTLFNNDAVIEGESVGLNTAKIGLMFYIL, from the coding sequence ATGAAAAAATTGTTTGTATTCATTGTATGTTATTTGTTTGTGTTTCTTTCTTCAGGACAGGAAACCGAGCAGGATTCTACTCAAGAAATAGAGATAGATTCTTTATATCGAGAAGATCAATTTTACGTAGGCGTAACATTTAACCTACTACTTAATAAACCAGCAGGTGTGAGTCAATCTGGTTTTTCTGGAGGATTACATTTAGGGTTTATACGAGATATGCCAATTAATAAAAGGCGTAATGTTGCTATAGGTTTGGGAATAGGCTATTCATTAAATGTTTATAATCAGAATTTGTTTATAGGGGAGCAAGAAAATACAGAACAGAGTATATTTAGAAGTTTAGAAGGTGTTGATTACAGTACAAATAGATTTACCACGCATTTGGTTGAAGCTCCTTTTGAGTTTAGATGGCGTACATCTACTTCTAAAACTCATAAATTTTATAGAGTTTATACAGGTGTTAGAATGGGGTATCTATATTCTTTTAACTCTAATTTTAAGCAACCTGGAAACCGTGTGAGACAAACAAAATTAGATGAATTAAATAGATGGAGGGTGGGAGCGACCTTCACATTTGGATGGAATACTTTTAATTTTCATTTCTATTATAGTTTAAATACCTTATTCAATAATGATGCTGTAATTGAGGGAGAATCTGTTGGATTGAATACTGCAAAAATAGGATTGATGTTCTATATTTTATAA
- a CDS encoding CHAT domain-containing protein, which translates to MEFGSFRTLVCIAALWLGNTTVQAQQRTKTSEFLYNQLDYFAQKPSNSGALRLSKMIASKKNQLHTKADQLAWVIVNCNLGYYHNQFNHKPTAILYYETAWKTYYEKELTDYDIIENCLQPLGNIYIEIGDLPKAETTIKNYLYLAEQSENTSKIISGITNLSIAYHNQGNYPKALKILKQGLDIDPDNTNLLTNTATNYLDSGNYDKAKKIANKVIAIDANQINAYQILAATALERKEFQNAQDYILQARSQLLKNKNTSARTTIKWQLAYIDILLSKSEFGEVQKNLKEIYTSLLPGYSANTDLPSKEHLIADRLLLKALDIHVYIYQETKNPLLAIAAFDLAFDVNSKLNILYPLQDTRIIQHGQNRNRTETYIDLLFTIYKDKKDKKYGIQAFQAAERSKAPFVNEALISKKLLSQYKNDSLVSNKNRLNSKLVSYETLILKEKLKGEGANIAQIQKWTTAHDTTSIALKGMLKKLHYAYPKLLRYQNNISIPTLQKKLKKDHTTLIEYFYGNRNIYQFVITQDSFEIKKIENPEYFKSIIKKYVHYFDNASIITRDITKFTKKAAELFNVLKIPRQSKRLLIIPDGLLYFIPFETLLLEETSSMNFKEMSFLLRSTEVSYEISASKYLRSNPKNIQKKTVLGVFPVFENTETELSFSKNESKSIQRYFNGDFIEKEQATYQRFTELAKKHDIIHLSTHAESGNFSRPASIQFRDQNILVNQLYGTQLNADLVVLSACETGVGRLAKGEGPISIGRGFHYAGVENILFSLWKVNDKTTATVMKNFYKNLNHSIPKARAIHRAKLDYLDAENISNAQKSPYYWAAFVYYGEVEHSYSLNYLWYRIGIVLFILIILLLPKFLQNKK; encoded by the coding sequence ATGGAATTTGGAAGTTTTAGAACATTGGTATGTATCGCTGCTCTGTGGTTAGGTAATACAACAGTGCAGGCACAACAAAGAACAAAAACCTCGGAATTTTTATATAATCAATTAGATTATTTTGCGCAAAAACCTTCAAATTCTGGAGCGCTACGGTTAAGTAAAATGATTGCTTCAAAAAAAAATCAGCTTCATACAAAAGCAGATCAGTTGGCCTGGGTGATTGTAAACTGTAATCTAGGCTATTATCACAATCAGTTTAACCATAAACCAACGGCTATTTTATATTATGAGACTGCCTGGAAAACATATTATGAAAAAGAATTAACCGACTATGATATAATCGAAAACTGTCTGCAACCTCTTGGCAATATCTATATAGAAATTGGAGATTTACCCAAAGCTGAAACCACCATAAAAAATTATCTATATCTGGCTGAACAATCTGAGAATACTTCAAAAATTATTTCAGGAATTACCAATCTGTCAATAGCATATCACAATCAAGGAAATTACCCAAAAGCACTTAAAATACTTAAACAAGGCTTGGACATTGATCCTGACAACACCAATTTATTAACAAACACAGCTACCAACTATCTGGATTCTGGTAATTATGACAAAGCAAAAAAAATTGCAAATAAAGTAATCGCTATAGATGCTAATCAAATAAACGCTTATCAGATTCTTGCCGCTACTGCTTTAGAAAGAAAAGAATTCCAAAATGCTCAGGATTACATTTTACAAGCCAGATCTCAATTACTCAAAAACAAAAACACATCGGCCAGAACTACGATCAAATGGCAATTGGCGTATATTGATATTTTATTATCCAAATCAGAGTTTGGAGAGGTTCAAAAAAACCTGAAAGAAATATACACCTCTCTCCTACCAGGATATTCAGCAAATACTGATTTACCATCAAAAGAACACCTTATTGCAGATAGACTTCTGCTAAAAGCTTTAGACATTCATGTCTATATTTATCAAGAAACTAAAAATCCTCTTCTAGCGATAGCTGCTTTTGATTTAGCCTTTGATGTGAACTCAAAACTTAATATTTTATATCCCCTTCAAGATACCCGGATTATTCAACACGGTCAAAACAGGAACAGAACAGAGACCTATATCGATCTTCTTTTTACCATTTACAAAGACAAAAAAGACAAAAAATATGGTATACAAGCGTTTCAAGCAGCCGAACGTTCTAAAGCCCCTTTTGTAAATGAAGCTTTGATATCCAAAAAACTATTATCTCAATATAAAAATGATTCTTTGGTCTCAAATAAAAATCGTCTTAATTCAAAATTAGTCTCTTATGAGACCCTAATTTTAAAAGAAAAATTAAAAGGAGAAGGCGCCAATATCGCTCAAATTCAAAAATGGACTACAGCTCACGACACTACATCTATTGCCCTTAAAGGGATGCTCAAAAAACTTCATTACGCATACCCCAAACTACTTCGGTATCAAAACAACATTTCTATTCCTACTCTTCAGAAAAAATTAAAAAAAGATCACACTACTTTGATTGAATATTTTTATGGAAATCGAAACATATATCAATTTGTAATCACCCAAGATTCTTTTGAGATCAAAAAAATAGAAAATCCTGAGTATTTCAAAAGCATAATCAAAAAATATGTTCATTATTTCGACAATGCTTCGATCATTACCCGTGACATTACCAAATTCACAAAAAAAGCTGCCGAACTTTTTAATGTATTAAAAATCCCCAGGCAATCCAAAAGGTTATTAATTATACCCGATGGTCTTCTCTATTTTATTCCTTTTGAAACCTTACTTCTAGAAGAAACTAGTTCTATGAATTTTAAGGAAATGTCTTTTTTATTAAGATCTACTGAAGTAAGTTATGAAATTTCGGCTAGTAAATATTTGAGATCTAATCCTAAAAACATTCAGAAAAAAACTGTCTTGGGGGTATTTCCTGTTTTTGAAAACACAGAGACAGAACTTTCATTTTCAAAAAACGAAAGCAAATCTATACAGCGTTATTTTAATGGTGATTTTATAGAAAAAGAACAAGCTACCTATCAACGGTTTACAGAATTAGCAAAAAAACATGATATCATTCATTTGTCTACGCATGCAGAATCCGGAAACTTTTCCAGACCTGCCTCTATACAATTTAGGGATCAGAACATTCTGGTTAATCAACTATACGGGACACAACTTAATGCCGATCTGGTAGTCTTAAGCGCTTGCGAAACTGGTGTTGGTAGACTAGCAAAAGGCGAAGGTCCTATAAGCATAGGTAGAGGGTTTCATTATGCTGGAGTAGAAAATATACTTTTTTCACTATGGAAAGTAAATGACAAAACCACTGCTACAGTAATGAAAAACTTTTACAAAAATCTTAATCATTCAATTCCCAAAGCAAGAGCAATACATCGCGCCAAACTAGATTATCTGGATGCTGAAAACATCTCTAATGCTCAAAAATCACCTTATTATTGGGCCGCATTTGTATATTATGGTGAGGTTGAACATTCTTATTCTCTAAACTACCTTTGGTATAGAATAGGTATTGTTTTATTTATTTTAATTATACTACTTTTACCCAAGTTTCTTCAAAATAAAAAATGA